One Mastacembelus armatus chromosome 10, fMasArm1.2, whole genome shotgun sequence DNA window includes the following coding sequences:
- the slc44a1b gene encoding choline transporter-like protein 1 isoform X2: MDPKRLSSSSQQQVRLRKKRTKREWRPLEDRSCTDLPWFLLFTVFCVGMGAICGFTVVTGGAGRLIFGYDSYGNTCGQRNEQIEGVRLSGLDHTDRKFVFFLDPCNIDIIQRKIKSMALCVSLCPTEELKTHQDLKRFAMLNGSELCSYELAAHKYPNLPERFSKCPKLPVPSSKPLPVFNRCTPVDISCYAKFAEAVVTFVGDNSVLHRLIAGVAASKEIIIGLCVLALVLSMILMVIIRYISAVLVWILTSLVVLGSLAGTSVLWWLYIDHRLYGNDTTPKVTKDVKDDVKEDMKEGLEVSRDSGQALLVYAVAATVFTIILLLLMLFMRKRVALTIALFHVAGKVFIHLPLLTLQPFITFLALLLFWIYWILVLLFLGTTGNPVQNEETGLTEFRLTGPLQYLTWYHAVGLVWISEFILACQQMTVAGAVVTYYFTRDKNRLPVTPILSSVLRLVRYHLGTVAKGSFIITLVKIPRLILMYIHNQLKGKENACARCLLKTCICCLWCLEKCLNYLNQNAYAATAINSTGFCTSARDAFVILVENALRVATINAVGDFVLFLGKILIVTSTAFAGVLLLNYQRDYAEWLLPLIIVCLFSFLVAHCFLSIFEIVVDVLFLCFAVDTKYNDGTPGKEFFMDKALMEFVESSRRFERVVERGRSRVKEAVSEGAEMKPMAPGTSSA, translated from the exons ATGGACCCTAAGCGTCTCTCCTCGAGCTCTCAGCAGCAGGTCCGGCTCAGGAAAAAG aggacaAAGAGAGAATGGAGACCGCTGGAGGACCGGAGCTGCACAGACCTGCCCTGGTTCCTGCTCTTCACCGTCTTCTGCGTCGGCATG GGCGCCATCTGCGGCTTCACTGTTGTCACCGGCGGTGCCGGTCGACTCATCTTTGGATATGACAGCTACGGCAACACCTGTGGGCAACGCAACGAGCAGATTGAAGGCGTCAGGCTCAGCGGCCTCGACCACACCGACAGGAA GTTTGTCTTCTTCCTGGATCCCTGCAACATCGACATCATTCAGAGGAAAATCAAGTCcatggctctgtgtgtgtctctgtgtcccaCTGAGGAGCTGAAGACCCATCAGGACCTGAAGAGGTTCGCCATGCTCAATG GTTCTGAGCTGTGTTCCTATGAGTTAGCGGCTCATAAATATCCCAATCTACCCGAGAGGTTCTCCAAATGTCCCAAACTTCCTGTTCCATCCAG TAAACCGCTGCCGGTGTTTAACCGCTGCACGCCAGTGGACATTTCCTGCTATGCCAAGTTTGCAGAGGCTGTGGTGACGTTCGTTGGTGACAACAGCGTCCTGCACCGACTGATCGCTGGCGTCGCCGCCAGCAAAGAGATCATCATCGGACTGTGCGTGCTCGCTCTgg TCCTCTCAATGATACTCATGGTGATCATTCGCTACATCTCCGCTGTCCTCGTCTGGATCCTCACCTCGCTGGTCGTCCTCGGATCCCTCG CGGGGACCAGCGTACTCTGGTGGCTCTACATCGACCACAGACTCTACGGGAATGACACCACCCCCAAAGTAACGAAGGACGTGAAGGACGAcgtgaaggaggacatgaagGAGGGGCTGGAGGTCAGCAGAGACAGCGGACAAGCGCTGCTTGTCTATGCCGTCGCTGCCACCGTCTTCACT atcatcctgctgctgctgatgctgttcATGAGGAAACGTGTGGCTCTGACCATCGCTCTGTTTCACGTGGCGGGAAAAGTCTTTATCCACCTCCCCCTCCTTACCCTGCAGCCCTTCATCACTTTCCTTGCTCTCCTGCTCTTCTGGATCTACTGGATCCTGGTGCTGCTTTTCCTGGGAACCACCG GGAACCCAGTCCAGAATGAGGAGACAGGGCTGACGGAGTTCAGACTGACGGGTCCTCTCCAGTACCTGACCTGGTACCACGCTGTGGGTCTAGTCTGGATCAGTGAGTTCATCCTGGCCTGTCAACAGATGACTGTAGCTGGAGCCGTGGTCACATACTACTTCACCAG GGACAAGAACCGACTCCCAGTGACCCCGATCCTGTCGTCAGTCCTGAGGCTGGTCCGGTATCACCTGGGCACTGTCGCTAAAGGATCCTTCATCATCACGCTTGTCAAAATCCCCCGACTCATCCTCATGTACATCCACAACCAGCTGAAAGGAAAG GAGAATGCGTGCGCTCGCTGTCTGCTCAAAACCTGCATCTGCTGCCTGTGGTGTTTGGAGAAGTGCCTCAACTATCTCAATCAG AATGCATATGCAGCCACAGCCATCAATAGCACCGGTTTCTGCACGTCTGCACGCGACGCCTTTGTGATCCTGGTGGAAAACGCTTTGCGCGTTGCCACAATCAACGCCGTTGGAGACTTCGTGCTCTTCCTGGGGAAG ATCCTGATTGTGACGTCGACGGCGTTTGCCGGCGTCCTCCTCCTGAACTACCAGCGGGACTACGCCGAGTGGCTGCTGCCTCTCATCATCGTGTGTCTCTTTTCCTTCTTGGTGGCTCACTGCTTCCTGTCCATCTTCGAGATCGTGGTGGAcgtcctcttcctctgcttcgCCGTGGACACCAAGTACAATGACGGAACTCCTGGGAAGGAGTTTTTCATGGACAAAGCTCTGATG GAGTTTGTTGAGAGCAGCCGGCGGTTCGAGCGGGTGGTGGAACGCGGGCGGAGCCGGGTGAAGGAGGCCGTGTCAGAGGGCGCAGAGATGAAGCCCATG GCTCCGGGGACGAGTTCAGCTTGA
- the slc44a1b gene encoding choline transporter-like protein 1 isoform X1, giving the protein MGCCGSTERTKREWRPLEDRSCTDLPWFLLFTVFCVGMGAICGFTVVTGGAGRLIFGYDSYGNTCGQRNEQIEGVRLSGLDHTDRKFVFFLDPCNIDIIQRKIKSMALCVSLCPTEELKTHQDLKRFAMLNGSELCSYELAAHKYPNLPERFSKCPKLPVPSSKPLPVFNRCTPVDISCYAKFAEAVVTFVGDNSVLHRLIAGVAASKEIIIGLCVLALVLSMILMVIIRYISAVLVWILTSLVVLGSLAGTSVLWWLYIDHRLYGNDTTPKVTKDVKDDVKEDMKEGLEVSRDSGQALLVYAVAATVFTIILLLLMLFMRKRVALTIALFHVAGKVFIHLPLLTLQPFITFLALLLFWIYWILVLLFLGTTGNPVQNEETGLTEFRLTGPLQYLTWYHAVGLVWISEFILACQQMTVAGAVVTYYFTRDKNRLPVTPILSSVLRLVRYHLGTVAKGSFIITLVKIPRLILMYIHNQLKGKENACARCLLKTCICCLWCLEKCLNYLNQNAYAATAINSTGFCTSARDAFVILVENALRVATINAVGDFVLFLGKILIVTSTAFAGVLLLNYQRDYAEWLLPLIIVCLFSFLVAHCFLSIFEIVVDVLFLCFAVDTKYNDGTPGKEFFMDKALMEFVESSRRFERVVERGRSRVKEAVSEGAEMKPMAPGTSSA; this is encoded by the exons ATGGGATGCTGTGGTAGCACGGAG aggacaAAGAGAGAATGGAGACCGCTGGAGGACCGGAGCTGCACAGACCTGCCCTGGTTCCTGCTCTTCACCGTCTTCTGCGTCGGCATG GGCGCCATCTGCGGCTTCACTGTTGTCACCGGCGGTGCCGGTCGACTCATCTTTGGATATGACAGCTACGGCAACACCTGTGGGCAACGCAACGAGCAGATTGAAGGCGTCAGGCTCAGCGGCCTCGACCACACCGACAGGAA GTTTGTCTTCTTCCTGGATCCCTGCAACATCGACATCATTCAGAGGAAAATCAAGTCcatggctctgtgtgtgtctctgtgtcccaCTGAGGAGCTGAAGACCCATCAGGACCTGAAGAGGTTCGCCATGCTCAATG GTTCTGAGCTGTGTTCCTATGAGTTAGCGGCTCATAAATATCCCAATCTACCCGAGAGGTTCTCCAAATGTCCCAAACTTCCTGTTCCATCCAG TAAACCGCTGCCGGTGTTTAACCGCTGCACGCCAGTGGACATTTCCTGCTATGCCAAGTTTGCAGAGGCTGTGGTGACGTTCGTTGGTGACAACAGCGTCCTGCACCGACTGATCGCTGGCGTCGCCGCCAGCAAAGAGATCATCATCGGACTGTGCGTGCTCGCTCTgg TCCTCTCAATGATACTCATGGTGATCATTCGCTACATCTCCGCTGTCCTCGTCTGGATCCTCACCTCGCTGGTCGTCCTCGGATCCCTCG CGGGGACCAGCGTACTCTGGTGGCTCTACATCGACCACAGACTCTACGGGAATGACACCACCCCCAAAGTAACGAAGGACGTGAAGGACGAcgtgaaggaggacatgaagGAGGGGCTGGAGGTCAGCAGAGACAGCGGACAAGCGCTGCTTGTCTATGCCGTCGCTGCCACCGTCTTCACT atcatcctgctgctgctgatgctgttcATGAGGAAACGTGTGGCTCTGACCATCGCTCTGTTTCACGTGGCGGGAAAAGTCTTTATCCACCTCCCCCTCCTTACCCTGCAGCCCTTCATCACTTTCCTTGCTCTCCTGCTCTTCTGGATCTACTGGATCCTGGTGCTGCTTTTCCTGGGAACCACCG GGAACCCAGTCCAGAATGAGGAGACAGGGCTGACGGAGTTCAGACTGACGGGTCCTCTCCAGTACCTGACCTGGTACCACGCTGTGGGTCTAGTCTGGATCAGTGAGTTCATCCTGGCCTGTCAACAGATGACTGTAGCTGGAGCCGTGGTCACATACTACTTCACCAG GGACAAGAACCGACTCCCAGTGACCCCGATCCTGTCGTCAGTCCTGAGGCTGGTCCGGTATCACCTGGGCACTGTCGCTAAAGGATCCTTCATCATCACGCTTGTCAAAATCCCCCGACTCATCCTCATGTACATCCACAACCAGCTGAAAGGAAAG GAGAATGCGTGCGCTCGCTGTCTGCTCAAAACCTGCATCTGCTGCCTGTGGTGTTTGGAGAAGTGCCTCAACTATCTCAATCAG AATGCATATGCAGCCACAGCCATCAATAGCACCGGTTTCTGCACGTCTGCACGCGACGCCTTTGTGATCCTGGTGGAAAACGCTTTGCGCGTTGCCACAATCAACGCCGTTGGAGACTTCGTGCTCTTCCTGGGGAAG ATCCTGATTGTGACGTCGACGGCGTTTGCCGGCGTCCTCCTCCTGAACTACCAGCGGGACTACGCCGAGTGGCTGCTGCCTCTCATCATCGTGTGTCTCTTTTCCTTCTTGGTGGCTCACTGCTTCCTGTCCATCTTCGAGATCGTGGTGGAcgtcctcttcctctgcttcgCCGTGGACACCAAGTACAATGACGGAACTCCTGGGAAGGAGTTTTTCATGGACAAAGCTCTGATG GAGTTTGTTGAGAGCAGCCGGCGGTTCGAGCGGGTGGTGGAACGCGGGCGGAGCCGGGTGAAGGAGGCCGTGTCAGAGGGCGCAGAGATGAAGCCCATG GCTCCGGGGACGAGTTCAGCTTGA